A single region of the Glycine max cultivar Williams 82 chromosome 20, Glycine_max_v4.0, whole genome shotgun sequence genome encodes:
- the LOC100819132 gene encoding 60S ribosomal protein L3, which yields MSHRKFEHPRHGSLGFLPRKRAARHRGKVKAFPKDDPSKAPKLTAFLGYKAGMTHIVREVEKPGSKLHKKETCEPVTIIETPPMVIVGVVGYVKTPRGLRTLNTVWAQHLSEELKRRFYKNWCKSKKKAFTKYSKQYETEEGKKNIEAQLEKLKKYATVVRVLAHTQIRKMKGLKQKKAHIMEIQVNGGTIAQKVDFAYSFFEKQVPIDAVFQKDEMIDIIGVTKGKGYEGVVTRWGVTRLPRKTHRGLRKVACIGAWHPARVSFTVARAGQNGYHHRTELNKKVYKLGKAGDESHSALTEFDRTEKDITPIGGFPHYGVVKDDYIMVKGCCVGPKKRVITLRQSLLKQTSRVALEEIKLKFIDTSSKFGHGRFQTTQEKQKFFGRLKA from the exons ATGTCTCACAGGAAGTTCGAGCACCCAAGGCACGGGTCACTGGGATTTCTCCCCAGGAAGCGTGCTGCTCGTCACAGGGGAAAAG TGAAGGCATTCCCCAAGGATGACCCATCCAAGGCACCCAAGCTCACTGCATTCTTGGGTTACAAGGCTGGTATGACTCACATTGTTAGAGAGGTCGAGAAGCCAGGATCAA AGCTTCACAAGAAGGAAACATGTGAGCCTGTTACAATTATTGAGACCCCTCCAATGGTTATTGTTGGTGTTGTGGGTTATGTGAAAACTCCCCGTGGTCTCCGAACATTGAACACTGTATGGGCTCAGCACTTGAGTGAGGAACTGAAACGTAGGTTTTATAAGAACTGGTGCAAGTCCAAGAAGAAGGCCTTCACCAAGTACTCAAAGCAGTATGAAACTGAGGAGGGAAAGAAAAACATTGAGGCACAGCTGGAGAAACTGAAGAAGTATGCTACTGTGGTTCGTGTTTTGGCTCACACCCAG ATCAGGAAAATGAAAGGGTTGAAGCAGAAGAAAGCCCATATCATGGAAATTCAGGTTAATGGTGGTACTATTGCACAGAAGGTGGACTTTGCATACAGTTTCTTTGAGAAACAGGTTCCTATTGATGCCGTGTTCCAGAAGGATGAGATGATTGACATCATTGGTGTGACCAAGGGTAAGGGTTATGAGGGTGTTGTCACTCGTTGGGGTGTTACCCGCCTTCCCCGTAAGACTCACAGAGGCTTGAGGAAGGTTGCTTGTATTGGTGCCTGGCATCCTGCAAGAGTTTCATTCACTGTTGCCAGGGCTGGTCAGAATGGATACCACCACCGAACAGAGTTGAACAAGAAGGTTTACAAGCTTGGCAAAGCTGGAGATGAATCTCACTCTGCTCTTACTGAGTTTGATAG GACCGAGAAAGACATTACCCCAATAGGTGGTTTCCCTCACTATGGTGTTGTTAAGGATGATTATATCATGGTCAAGGGATGCTGCGTTGGTCCCAAGAAAAGGGTTATTACATTGCGCCAATCCCTCCTTAAGCAGACTTCTCGTGTTGCTCTGGAGGAGATCAAGCTCAAGTTTATCGACACCTCTTCAAAGTTTGGGCATGGTCGCTTCCAGACCACACAGGAGAAGCAGAAGTTCTTTGGACGCCTCAAAgcataa
- the LOC100801164 gene encoding egg cell-secreted protein 1.1 codes for MASTHKVFAVTILLLAVNMASPSSSSSSSNTSLVARLKLDGESSNCWDSLFELQACTGEVITFFLNGETYLGPSCCQAIRIVGHDCWPDMIASLGFTTEEGDVLQGYCDSEKEQLHSPPSPTSPTTVVHDFDDATTKVLLP; via the coding sequence ATGGCTTCAACTCACAAGGTCTTTGCTGTGACAATTCTTCTTCTTGCTGTGAACATggcttcaccatcatcatcatcatcatcatccaatACGAGCCTTGTTGCACGGTTGAAGCTTGATGGTGAGTCATCAAATTGCTGGGACTCGTTGTTTGAGCTGCAAGCATGCACTGGAGAGGTCATAACCTTCTTCCTTAATGGTGAGACATATTTGGGCCCAAGTTGCTGCCAGGCAATAAGGATTGTGGGCCATGATTGTTGGCCCGACATGATTGCCTCACTGGGCTTCACCACTGAAGAGGGTGATGTTCTTCAGGGCTATTGTGACTCTGAAAAAGAACAACTCCATTCTCCTCCGTCTCCCACGTCACCAACCACTGTTgttcatgattttgatgatgcaacCACCAAAGTGCTGCTTCCTTAA
- the LOC102659969 gene encoding G-box-binding factor 4 — MATSNSRKSETSPSPSPTTNFIPIPAAPAPKTVDDVWREIVAGDRRECKEEAPDDDYDKEMMTLEDFLAKADQDQEPDYDNNNIKMPMPLTERLGSGTLFSFDHLPTTPFHDSAAAEGSVIGFGNGVEVVEGGRVKRRRPVLEQLDKAAQQRQRRMIKNRESAARSRERKQAYQVELESLAVKLEEENDKLLKEKAERKKERYKQLMEKVLPIAQKQKPPCILRRARSLQW; from the exons ATGGCGACTTCGAATTCACGAAAATCAGAAACCTCCCCTTCCCCTTCTCCCACCACCAACTTCATCCCCATCCCCGCCGCCCCCGCCCCTAAAACCGTCGATGACGTGTGGCGGGAGATCGTGGCCGGCGACCGCCGTGAGTGCAAGGAGGAGGCCCCCGACGACGACTACGACAAGGAGATGATGACCCTCGAGGACTTCCTCGCCAAGGCCGACCAAGACCAAGAACCCGACtacgacaacaacaacatcaagatgCCAATGCCACTCACCGAGAGGCTCGGCAGCGGCACCCTCTTCTCCTTCGACCACCTTCCCACGACGCCGTTTCACGACTCCGCCGCCGCAGAAGGCTCCGTCATAGGCTTCGGAAACGGCGTCGAGGTCGTCGAAGGGGGGAGGGTTAAAAGACGGCGTCCCGTTTTGGAGCAGTTGGATAAGGCCGCGCAGCAGAGACAGAGGAGGATGATAAAAAACAGAGAATCTGCTGCTAGGTCCAGGGAACGCAAGCAG GCATACCAAGTGGAATTGGAGTCCTTGGCGGTGAAACTAGAGGAGGAAAATGACAAGCTCTTGAAGGAAAAG GCTGAGAGGAAAAAGGAGAGGTACAAGCAG CTAATGGAAAAAGTACTCCCTATCGCGCAGAAGCAAAAGCCACCATGTATACTCCGTAGGGCTCGCTCCTTGCAATGGTAG
- the LOC100800621 gene encoding uncharacterized protein — protein MHFPILFLFLLPSLFKLSHSTTILVDGSSEWKSPTVSIGDSIIFKHKQHYNLYIFKNEKAFKLCNITQATLLSNPFTWHPSRPGFFYFTFHNGSLKACQDSQKLAIEVASSAMAPEHSPVATPAPSSGGEVPSSPSFPWPFRPGQEASSPGPAPQAQAQAGSPVTIPLVPDKGGGMPFINSNPAVPLPTGEVDSATIRPLPITSGHQEQVMIGSFGLHIALHTMALLLL, from the exons ATGCACTTCCccattctctttctctttctcctaCCTTCACTCTTCAAGCTTTCACATTCAACCACAATACTAGTAGATGGATCTTCCGAGTGGAAGAGCCCCACAGTTTCCATCGGTGACTCCATCA TTTTCAAGCACAAGCAACACTACAACCTCTACATTTTCAAGAACGAGAAAGCCTTCAAGCTCTGTAACATCACTCAAGCCACTCTTCTCAGCAACCCCTTCACA TGGCATCCATCTCGGCCTGGTTTTTTCTACTTTACCTTCCACAATGGGTCACTCAAGGCATGCCAAGATTCTCAAAAGCTAGCCATAGAGGTAGCTTCTTCAGCAATGGCTCCAGAACATTCTCCAGTGGCAACACCAGCTCCTTCTTCTGGTGGAGAGGTGCCATCTTCTCCTTCGTTTCCGTGGCCTTTTCGTCCTGGACAAGAAGCTTCTTCACCTGGTCCTGCACCACAAGCACAAGCACAAGCAGGTTCGCCAGTGACAATTCCGTTAGTGCCGGATAAAGGTGGTGGCATGCCCTTCATTAACAGCAACCCTGCAGTTCCTCTTCCTACTGGTGAAGTTGATTCTGCTACCATACGCCCCTTACCCATCACTTCTGGCCATCAAGAACAG GTGATGATTGGGTCATTTGGACTTCATATTGCATTACACACCATGGCTTTACTGCTGCTATGA